Sequence from the Bremerella volcania genome:
TCCAGATCGGCCCGTGCGCCGATCAGATCGCCGGTTTGAATGCGTGACTGGGCCGTGAGAATGACCGGCCATTGTTTTAATGTTGGATTACCACTGCGAATGCGATTCTTCCACGACTCGGCCTGGCTGAAGTTCTCGGCAGCGATGGCGAGCGCGGCCATGTAAACCAGCACCCCATCGGGTGCGCCCGATCCAATCGAGGTCGCCGCAACGCTGGCTTTTGGCAATGCCTTGGCGGCCTTGTCGCGATCGAAGAAGAGGGGAAGCAGATCGGACGTGAGACCGGTTTGCTTGTCGTAGTCGAGCGACCGGCTGCCGGGCAGTTGCGTGACTTCGCTGGTCCGGGCCGACTTCTTCATGATCCGCAAGCAGCAGAAGTAGGGTTCTAAGGCGGCTGCACGATCTCCTTCGGCCAGGCGTCCCCACATGGTGGCCTGGCAAACCATGTAAGCTACCTTGGAATCGCGATCCTTGTAGCGGTCGAAGATCGTCTCGGCCGGTTCGCGGGCTCCGGCGTAGTCTCCCACTTTCAATCGTTGGTGAATGCGAAAGAGGGGATCGCCCAGTTCTTTGCGCAGTCGATCGAAGTCGGCCTGCTTATCGGGGCTGACCGTGCCCAGCTCGATCTCGTGCCAGGGAATCATGCTGTTGTCGGTGACTTTAACTCCTTCTTCGTCGAAGCCAATCACCGTGATGTTCCCCAACAGACGAAGATCTCGCAGGATAAGTCGATCGGCTTGTGCGTGCGCCGGCAGAACGAACCAAAACGTAGCGACCAAGACCGCCATGCATTGCCCGTACCATGTGCTTGCGCGTGGGCTCTTAAAAGGCGGAGACATGGCGGTACGATCCTCCGGAGTCGTTGGCGATCTGCCTCATTTCTACTTCGGCGGCTTTATCGATGAATGAGATCGAATGAATCTTGGTGCGGTTGCTGCCGCCGATGTTCAGCGCTTTCACCGCTGGGACGACGTTCGGCTCGAACTGACCGTCGGTCATGAAAAAGATGGCATCGGGGGCAGGCGTCAGTTTGAATGCTTCTTCAAATGCAGGAATCGGGTTGGTACCCCCTTGGGCCGGAACCGTATTGAGCCAACGTTTGACGTTGTCGAGATCGCGTTTCGGGTTTCGCCAGCCACGCATCGTGTAGGGAACGGATACGCTGTTGAAGAAGACGATCTGGAATTCACTCTCGCGCGACATACTGCGGATCGCTTCCAGGACCTCTTCTTTTAAATATTCGATCTTCGGACCACTCATACTGCCGCTGCAGTCGGCGATGATGCAGATGCGCGACCCTTCAGCCCGGACGCCCATGAACGTGGTACCGGCACCGACGGCACCACCGCCGCCGCCAATGGTGTTGAGCGATCCGGCC
This genomic interval carries:
- a CDS encoding vWA domain-containing protein, with the translated sequence MQLSCFYCSKNLTATADQLGGEVVCPHCGNVVRLPDAEQLHKSEEDQQPKSHNWLTDSISGFASLLIHMGILFVLAAVTCDYRSGIPEGDEVSIGELPGIDLTDSGGDVLDTSDVEQSSDTASLDELVADIEPPTAATSEMGQEVSLSQLLPSGAAGGAAGSLNTIGGGGGAVGAGTTFMGVRAEGSRICIIADCSGSMSGPKIEYLKEEVLEAIRSMSRESEFQIVFFNSVSVPYTMRGWRNPKRDLDNVKRWLNTVPAQGGTNPIPAFEEAFKLTPAPDAIFFMTDGQFEPNVVPAVKALNIGGSNRTKIHSISFIDKAAEVEMRQIANDSGGSYRHVSAF